From one Rhizobium sp. CIAT894 genomic stretch:
- a CDS encoding acetoacetate--CoA ligase: MQDNRPLWVPSEDAVATSPIHAFMERCNADFGLSLSGFEDLHAWSVAERENFWSAVWDFCGVKGERGTEVLVDGDRMLEARFFPDATLNFAENLLPRCGDGDAIIFRGEDKAEDRWSWDRLRALVSKLQQAFKALGICEGDRIAAMMPNMPETVAAMLAAASIGAIWSSCSPDFGEQGVLDRFGQIGPRLFIACDAYWYSGKLQDVGAKVATVAKSLGVPVVVVHYAGDAEAVVAKTPGASTLEAFIAPYEVKEVEFTRLGFAHPLYILFSSGTTGVPKCIVHSAGGTLLQHLKEQRLHCGLQAGEKLFYFTTCGWMMWNWLVSGLASGATLCLFDGSPFAPDGNVLFDYAEAEKFAILGTSAKYIDAVRKSGLTPRASHDLSSLRLMTSTGSPLSPEGFTFVYEGIKQDVQLASISGGTDIVSCFVLGNPLQPVWRGEIQGPGLGLAVDVWNDDGKPVRGEKGELVCTKAFPSMPVMFWNDPDGAKYRAAYFERFDNVWCHGDFAEWTEHGGLVIHGRSDATLNPGGVRIGTAEIYNQVEQMEEVAEALCIGQEWDDDVRVILFVRLAPGVTLTEDLVKAIKTRVRTGASPRHVPAKIVAVADIPRTKSGKIVELAVREVVHNRPVKNQEALANPEALQLFAGLEELKD, encoded by the coding sequence ATGCAGGATAACAGACCACTTTGGGTGCCCTCGGAAGATGCGGTTGCGACAAGCCCGATCCATGCCTTCATGGAGCGCTGCAATGCCGACTTCGGGCTGTCTCTTTCGGGCTTTGAGGATCTGCACGCCTGGTCGGTGGCCGAGCGGGAGAATTTCTGGTCGGCCGTCTGGGATTTCTGCGGCGTGAAGGGAGAGCGCGGCACAGAGGTGCTGGTCGACGGCGACCGTATGCTGGAGGCCCGCTTCTTTCCCGATGCGACGCTGAACTTCGCCGAAAACCTGCTGCCCCGCTGCGGCGACGGCGATGCCATCATCTTCCGCGGCGAAGACAAGGCTGAGGACCGCTGGTCGTGGGACCGGCTCCGCGCACTGGTCTCGAAGCTGCAGCAGGCCTTCAAGGCGCTCGGCATCTGCGAAGGCGACCGCATCGCCGCCATGATGCCGAACATGCCGGAGACCGTCGCCGCCATGCTGGCGGCTGCCTCGATCGGCGCCATCTGGTCGTCCTGCTCGCCCGATTTCGGCGAGCAGGGTGTGCTCGACCGCTTCGGCCAGATCGGCCCCAGGCTGTTCATCGCCTGCGATGCCTATTGGTATTCCGGCAAGCTGCAGGATGTCGGCGCCAAGGTCGCGACCGTCGCCAAAAGCCTTGGTGTGCCTGTTGTTGTCGTCCACTACGCCGGCGATGCCGAGGCGGTGGTGGCCAAAACACCGGGTGCTTCGACGCTTGAGGCCTTTATCGCGCCTTATGAGGTGAAGGAGGTCGAATTCACCCGGCTTGGTTTTGCGCACCCGCTCTACATCCTCTTTTCGTCAGGCACGACAGGCGTGCCGAAATGCATCGTCCATTCGGCCGGCGGCACGCTGCTGCAGCACCTCAAGGAGCAGCGGCTGCATTGCGGCCTGCAGGCGGGCGAGAAGCTGTTCTACTTCACCACCTGCGGCTGGATGATGTGGAACTGGCTGGTCAGCGGCCTTGCCAGCGGCGCCACGCTCTGCCTGTTCGACGGCTCTCCGTTTGCGCCCGACGGCAACGTGCTGTTCGATTATGCCGAGGCCGAAAAATTCGCCATCTTAGGCACCTCGGCGAAATACATCGATGCAGTGCGCAAAAGCGGGCTGACGCCGCGCGCAAGCCACGATCTCTCCAGCCTGCGGCTGATGACCTCCACCGGCTCGCCGCTGTCGCCCGAAGGCTTCACCTTCGTCTACGAAGGCATCAAGCAGGATGTGCAGCTCGCCTCGATATCGGGCGGTACCGATATCGTCTCCTGCTTCGTGCTCGGCAATCCGCTGCAGCCGGTCTGGCGCGGCGAGATCCAGGGGCCGGGCCTCGGCCTTGCCGTCGATGTGTGGAACGATGATGGCAAGCCGGTGCGGGGAGAGAAGGGTGAGCTCGTCTGCACCAAGGCCTTCCCCTCGATGCCGGTGATGTTCTGGAACGATCCCGACGGCGCCAAGTATCGCGCCGCCTATTTCGAGCGCTTCGACAATGTCTGGTGCCACGGCGATTTCGCCGAATGGACCGAGCATGGCGGCCTCGTCATCCACGGCCGTTCGGATGCGACGCTCAATCCCGGCGGCGTGCGCATCGGCACGGCCGAGATCTACAATCAGGTGGAGCAGATGGAGGAGGTGGCCGAGGCGCTGTGCATCGGCCAGGAATGGGACGATGATGTGCGCGTCATCCTCTTCGTTCGCCTTGCCCCCGGTGTGACGCTGACCGAGGATCTCGTCAAGGCGATCAAGACGCGGGTGCGCACCGGCGCCTCGCCGCGGCATGTGCCTGCAAAGATCGTCGCGGTCGCCGATATCCCCCGCACCAAATCCGGCAAGATCGTCGAGCTTGCCGTGCGCGAGGTCGTTCACAACAGGCCGGTGAAAAA